The sequence below is a genomic window from Bacteroidia bacterium.
GCGCAGCGAAGTACCGAAGCGTTAGCGCAGTGCGGAATGCCCCGACCCTTGCGTCAGCAAGGGGCACGCCCAAAAAACTAAATAAAACATTTAGACTAATAGCAAGAATAAATACTAAAATTATAGCCAATTGTAGGTTCGCAAATTACAAACTGCACCTAAATAAGAATTGCGTAGCTTTGTATGCATGAAACGATGGGCTAAGCGGCTGAAAAGATGGACAATTTTATTCATTTGTACGACACTAATTTTGCTAGCTATTGATTACTTACGAATAGGCAAACCTATCAATGAGTATAATGGCGTACCTATTTACTACAACGGACTAATATTCCAATCCCCTAAAAAACCTCATAGAAGTGAAAAAGGTATATACTACGGAATAAAATGGGAAAGTACAGAATTTGTACGCAGATACTACTATGAAAAGCTCAAATATTACATTCCTGCGAAGTATCACTATGCAATTACTTGGGTAGGGCATAACATAAAAGCAGGTGAAAGAAATCCTATCGGACTTCGGCAGTATTACAATGGGGGTACGGTCAAACCCCAAAAAGATGATATTATTGTGTTCAAAAACAAGCGATACGGGCATGCGGCTATTATAGGGGAAGTTTATGAGGATATGGTTGTCCTATACCAACAAAATGTATGGGGCTGGTCAAAAGAAAAATGTAAGCTTAAAAAAGAAAATCATCGGTATTACATAGAGAGTTATCTTACACCCATTGCTTGGATGAGAAAATAATTTATGCCCAAATTAAGACTCAAAATAAATGAGTAATTTTGCCCCATGAAAGTAAAAAACCTGCGAGTGAATGTGGTTACCTTAGGTTGTGCAAAGAATATTGTAGATTCAGAAGTGTTGATGGCTCAACTACGTGCAAATGATTTTTCTGTATCTCACGAAGCAAAAAGACTTAAGCATGATATAGTTATTATTAACACTTGTGGTTTCATTGAAGCAGCTAAGCAAGAATCTATTAACACTATCTTACATTATGTAGATTTGAAACAAGCAGGTAAAATTAAAAAAGTATATGTTACAGGCTGCCTTTCTGAACGTTACAAAAATGAACTGCAACAAGAAATTCCCGAAGTAGATGCTTATTTTGGTACAACAGAGCTTGCAAGTTTATTAGCTACACTCAACGCAGATTACAAAAAAGAACTGCTTGGTGAGCGTATGCTTACTACGCCCAAGCACTATGCTTACCTCAAAATTTCCGAAGGTTGCGATAGACCTTGTAGTTTCTGTGCCATTCCACTGATGCGAGGCAAACACGTATCTAAACCTATGGAGAAAGTTGTCCAAGAAGCTCAATTTCTTGTTGAAAGTGGGGTAAAAGAAATTATGCTCATTGCCCAAGATTTAACCTATTATGGATTAGACTTGTACCATGCCCGTAAACTCAATGATTTACTGATTCAGCT
It includes:
- a CDS encoding CHAP domain-containing protein, producing the protein MKRWAKRLKRWTILFICTTLILLAIDYLRIGKPINEYNGVPIYYNGLIFQSPKKPHRSEKGIYYGIKWESTEFVRRYYYEKLKYYIPAKYHYAITWVGHNIKAGERNPIGLRQYYNGGTVKPQKDDIIVFKNKRYGHAAIIGEVYEDMVVLYQQNVWGWSKEKCKLKKENHRYYIESYLTPIAWMRK